A genomic segment from Agromyces sp. CF514 encodes:
- a CDS encoding cation acetate symporter — translation MSALAAVDTARVAAEAASSSPGDPWLNIAIFGAFVAITMVIVFRASRNNKTAADYYAAGRSFTGGQNGSAIAGDYLSAASFLGIVGAIAITGYDGFLYSIGFLVAWLVALLLVAELLRNTGRYTMADVLSFRLKQRPVRIAAALTTLVVCFFYLLAQMAGAGGLVSLLLGITDTLGQSLVITVVGALMILYVLIGGMKGTTWVQIIKAVLLIAGAGVMTVWVLALNGFNFSTLLENAVEATGNPAILDPGLKYGVSDVSKIDFVSLGLALVLGTAALPHVLMRFYTVPTAKEARKSVVWAIWLIGIFYVFTLVLGYGAAALVGPETIAAAPGGANSAAPLLAFALGGPFLLGLISAIAFATILAVVAGLTITAAASFAHDIYASVIKKGKPEAGAEVKVARRTVIVIGIVAILGGIGANGQNVAFLVALAFAVAASANLPTIIYSLFWKRFTTKGALWSMYGGLISAIVLIIFSPVVSGSETSMLKTAEINFAIFPLSNPGIVSIPLAFLLGWIVTMLDKTKEDPKKQSEMEVRSLTGVGAEKATQH, via the coding sequence ATGAGCGCCCTCGCCGCCGTGGACACCGCCCGCGTCGCGGCCGAGGCCGCTTCGTCGTCGCCGGGCGATCCCTGGCTCAACATCGCCATCTTCGGCGCCTTCGTGGCGATCACGATGGTCATCGTGTTCCGAGCCAGCCGCAACAACAAGACCGCGGCCGACTACTACGCGGCCGGACGCTCGTTCACCGGCGGCCAGAACGGCTCGGCCATCGCGGGAGACTACCTGTCGGCGGCGTCGTTCCTGGGCATCGTCGGTGCGATCGCGATCACCGGGTACGACGGGTTCCTCTACTCGATCGGGTTCCTCGTCGCGTGGCTCGTCGCCCTGCTGCTCGTCGCCGAGCTGCTGCGCAACACCGGCCGCTACACGATGGCCGACGTGCTCTCGTTCCGCCTCAAGCAGCGGCCCGTGCGCATCGCGGCCGCGCTGACGACCCTCGTGGTCTGCTTCTTCTACCTGCTCGCGCAGATGGCGGGCGCGGGCGGACTCGTGTCGCTGCTGCTCGGCATCACCGACACGCTCGGCCAGTCGCTCGTGATCACCGTGGTCGGCGCGCTCATGATCCTCTACGTGCTCATCGGCGGCATGAAGGGCACCACCTGGGTGCAGATCATCAAGGCCGTGCTGCTCATCGCCGGCGCCGGCGTCATGACGGTCTGGGTGCTCGCGCTGAACGGCTTCAACTTCAGCACCCTGCTCGAGAACGCGGTCGAGGCCACCGGCAACCCCGCGATCCTCGACCCGGGTCTCAAGTACGGCGTCTCGGATGTCTCGAAGATCGACTTCGTCTCGCTCGGCCTCGCCCTCGTGCTCGGCACCGCGGCCCTGCCGCACGTGCTCATGCGCTTCTACACGGTGCCCACCGCGAAGGAGGCCCGCAAGTCGGTCGTCTGGGCGATCTGGCTCATCGGCATCTTCTACGTGTTCACGCTCGTGCTCGGATACGGCGCCGCGGCCCTCGTCGGCCCCGAGACGATCGCGGCCGCTCCCGGCGGCGCGAACTCGGCGGCCCCGCTGCTCGCCTTCGCGCTCGGCGGACCGTTCCTGCTCGGCCTCATCTCGGCGATCGCGTTCGCGACGATCCTCGCGGTCGTCGCCGGACTCACGATCACGGCCGCGGCGTCGTTCGCGCACGACATCTACGCGAGCGTCATCAAGAAGGGCAAGCCCGAGGCGGGTGCCGAGGTCAAGGTCGCGCGTCGCACGGTCATCGTCATCGGCATCGTCGCGATCCTCGGCGGCATCGGCGCGAACGGGCAGAACGTCGCGTTCCTCGTGGCGCTCGCCTTCGCGGTGGCCGCATCGGCCAACCTGCCGACGATCATCTACTCGCTGTTCTGGAAGCGCTTCACGACCAAGGGCGCGCTCTGGAGCATGTACGGCGGCCTCATCTCGGCCATCGTGCTCATCATCTTCTCGCCGGTCGTCTCGGGCTCCGAGACGTCGATGTTGAAGACGGCGGAGATCAACTTCGCGATCTTCCCGCTCTCGAACCCCGGCATCGTCTCGATCCCGCTGGCGTTCCTGCTCGGCTGGATCGTCACGATGCTCGACAAGACCAAGGAGGACCCGAAGAAGCAGTCCGAGATGGAGGTGCGTTCGCTGACCGGCGTCGGAGCCGAGAAGGCGACCCAGCACTGA
- a CDS encoding isochorismatase family protein, giving the protein MTLSTIDPTVALVVIDLQHAITRLPAVHDVDQVIAKAAQLADAFRERGLPVVLVQAAGRAPGRTEAGLAMAAQAAKAAAEGAPAAPSPLANPELMALVPEIDGEGIRITKRTWGAFQNTDLHEQLQARGVTQVVVVGIATSKGVESTARAAWEHGYHVTIATDAMTDSSLAAHDNSVGLVFPSIGETGTVAEVIALLPATAAGAQAAAGA; this is encoded by the coding sequence ATGACCCTCAGCACCATCGATCCCACCGTCGCCCTCGTCGTCATCGACCTGCAGCACGCCATCACGCGCCTGCCGGCCGTGCACGACGTCGACCAGGTCATCGCGAAGGCGGCGCAGCTCGCCGATGCGTTCCGCGAGCGCGGACTGCCCGTCGTGCTCGTGCAGGCCGCGGGCCGCGCACCCGGTCGCACCGAGGCCGGGCTCGCCATGGCCGCCCAGGCCGCGAAGGCCGCCGCCGAAGGCGCGCCCGCCGCACCGTCGCCGCTCGCGAATCCCGAACTGATGGCACTCGTGCCCGAGATCGACGGCGAGGGCATCCGCATCACCAAGCGCACCTGGGGCGCGTTCCAGAACACCGACCTGCACGAGCAGCTGCAGGCGCGCGGGGTCACGCAGGTCGTGGTCGTCGGCATCGCCACGAGCAAGGGCGTCGAGTCGACCGCACGCGCCGCGTGGGAGCACGGCTACCACGTCACCATCGCGACCGATGCGATGACCGACTCGAGCCTCGCCGCGCACGACAACAGCGTCGGACTCGTGTTCCCGAGCATCGGCGAGACCGGCACGGTCGCCGAGGTCATCGCCCTGCTGCCCGCGACCGCAGCCGGAGCGCAGGCCGCAGCCGGCGCGTGA
- a CDS encoding MFS transporter — translation MTAPTDREPLAANPVGRTRRIHPAWWVAAVAFLALLAAAGFRAAPGALMVPLHEEFDWSTTVMSLAVSVNLLLYGLTAPFAAALMDRFGIRQVVAVALTLVALGAGGSVLMTASWQLLVFWGVLIGLGTGSMALAFAATVANRWFERRRGLVMGILTAGSATGQLIFLPPVAQIAESTGWRAASLLVAAVALAAVPIVWLVLRDRPEDRGVLPYGADPATYVTPARPTGNAARRALEGLAFASRHRSFWALAIAFAICGATTNGLIGIHFIPSAHDHGMATTTAAALLAVVGIFDIVGTVASGWLTDKFDPRILLVAYYGFRGVGLVLLPSLLADVVHPSMVLFVVIYGLDWVATVPPTAALCREIFGDRGTIVFGWVFAAHQLGAAAAALGAGVIRDTFGTYTYAWWGGAALCIIAAVLSIAVRRRPAPHTTSDAADPVAEGAR, via the coding sequence ATGACCGCGCCCACGGACCGCGAACCGCTCGCCGCGAACCCGGTGGGCCGCACGCGTCGGATCCACCCCGCGTGGTGGGTCGCCGCGGTCGCCTTCCTCGCACTGCTCGCGGCAGCCGGCTTCCGCGCCGCCCCCGGAGCCCTCATGGTGCCCCTGCACGAGGAGTTCGACTGGTCGACGACGGTCATGTCGCTGGCCGTCAGCGTGAACCTGCTCCTCTACGGCCTCACGGCGCCGTTCGCCGCCGCGCTCATGGATCGCTTCGGCATCCGCCAGGTGGTCGCGGTCGCGCTCACGCTGGTCGCGCTCGGCGCCGGCGGAAGCGTGCTGATGACCGCGTCGTGGCAGCTGCTCGTCTTCTGGGGCGTGCTCATCGGCCTCGGCACCGGTTCGATGGCCCTGGCGTTCGCCGCGACCGTCGCGAACCGATGGTTCGAGCGACGCAGGGGGCTCGTCATGGGCATCCTCACCGCGGGATCCGCCACGGGCCAGCTGATCTTCCTGCCGCCCGTCGCCCAGATCGCCGAATCGACGGGATGGCGCGCTGCGTCCCTGCTCGTTGCGGCCGTCGCCCTCGCGGCCGTGCCGATCGTCTGGCTCGTGCTGCGCGACCGCCCCGAAGACCGCGGCGTACTGCCGTACGGCGCCGACCCGGCGACCTACGTCACGCCGGCCCGCCCAACAGGGAACGCGGCCCGACGCGCGCTCGAGGGGCTGGCGTTCGCCTCGAGACATCGATCGTTCTGGGCGCTGGCGATCGCCTTCGCCATCTGCGGGGCGACCACGAACGGGCTCATCGGCATCCACTTCATCCCCTCCGCGCACGACCACGGGATGGCCACCACCACCGCCGCCGCCCTGCTCGCGGTGGTCGGCATCTTCGACATCGTCGGCACCGTCGCGTCGGGCTGGCTCACCGACAAGTTCGATCCGCGAATCCTGCTGGTGGCGTACTACGGGTTCCGCGGTGTCGGCCTCGTGCTCCTGCCGTCGCTGCTGGCGGATGTCGTGCACCCGAGCATGGTGCTGTTCGTGGTCATCTACGGTCTCGACTGGGTCGCGACCGTGCCGCCGACCGCCGCCCTCTGCCGTGAGATCTTCGGCGACCGCGGAACCATCGTCTTCGGCTGGGTCTTCGCCGCGCACCAACTGGGCGCTGCGGCCGCGGCCCTCGGCGCCGGCGTCATCCGGGACACCTTCGGCACCTACACCTACGCGTGGTGGGGCGGCGCGGCGCTCTGCATCATCGCCGCGGTGCTCTCGATCGCCGTCCGCCGCCGGCCCGCGCCGCACACGACGAGCGATGCGGCAGACCCCGTCGCGGAGGGCGCACGCTGA
- a CDS encoding RNA polymerase sigma factor has protein sequence MGEREFEVLFRTYHPVLVSAAYNRLSNVGDAEDAAAEVFAQAWRRRDEAAYVFTIAWLYSALRNVVGNHYRGRTRHTRRVEQAEANHRDPAAAASDDALDVRAAVNRLDPADRELIWMAFWEDLTREEMSEILGCSAATLRVRLHRAKKRLEAALAVVPSAVATLNGEAS, from the coding sequence ATGGGTGAGCGGGAGTTCGAGGTGCTGTTCCGCACGTACCATCCGGTGCTCGTCTCGGCCGCCTACAACCGGCTGAGCAACGTCGGCGATGCCGAGGATGCCGCGGCCGAGGTCTTCGCGCAGGCCTGGCGTCGCCGCGACGAGGCCGCGTACGTGTTCACGATCGCGTGGCTGTACTCCGCGCTGCGCAACGTCGTCGGCAATCACTACCGCGGCCGCACCCGGCACACGCGAAGGGTCGAGCAGGCGGAGGCGAACCACCGCGACCCCGCCGCGGCCGCCTCCGACGACGCACTCGACGTGCGGGCGGCCGTGAACCGCCTCGATCCGGCCGATCGGGAGCTGATCTGGATGGCGTTCTGGGAGGACCTCACGCGCGAGGAGATGTCCGAGATCCTCGGATGCTCCGCCGCGACGCTTCGGGTGCGGCTGCACCGGGCGAAGAAGCGCCTCGAGGCCGCCTTGGCCGTGGTGCCCTCGGCCGTCGCGACCCTGAACGGGGAGGCATCGTGA
- a CDS encoding helix-turn-helix domain-containing protein: MPLRSDWSTEQCPIRRSLDVLGDPWVLLIIRDVLHGRGRFDALRDNLRISEAVLSRRLAAMVEADLLVRVEYRDGNRIRQGYAATDAAAELLPVLQQLAIWGERHTSVPEGGGHMAMVHEPCGHETVQGETCSACGQVLRPEQMTWVKPWKNARDRLQPAGTLVA; the protein is encoded by the coding sequence ATGCCGCTGCGATCCGACTGGTCGACCGAGCAGTGCCCGATCCGGCGCTCGCTCGACGTGCTCGGCGACCCGTGGGTGCTCCTGATCATCCGCGACGTGCTGCACGGTCGAGGCCGCTTCGATGCGCTGCGCGACAACCTGCGCATCTCCGAGGCGGTGCTCAGCCGTCGCCTGGCGGCCATGGTCGAGGCCGACCTGCTCGTGCGCGTCGAGTACCGCGACGGCAATCGCATCCGTCAGGGCTACGCCGCCACCGACGCCGCGGCCGAGTTGCTGCCGGTGCTGCAGCAACTCGCGATCTGGGGCGAACGTCACACCAGCGTGCCCGAGGGCGGCGGGCACATGGCGATGGTCCATGAGCCCTGCGGGCACGAGACCGTGCAGGGCGAGACCTGCAGCGCCTGCGGCCAGGTGCTCCGTCCCGAGCAGATGACCTGGGTGAAGCCGTGGAAGAACGCCCGCGACCGGCTCCAGCCCGCGGGCACCCTCGTGGCATGA
- a CDS encoding MFS transporter encodes MTRVAEPGPGTGATPSPDGRPFPARFVAPLVWGSTLNPINSSIIATSLVAIATAFDVGTGQTAILVAAVYVTSAVAQPALGKLAVVFGPRRIFLAGLVVVTIAGIVGAFAPSFGWLIVSRVLIGLGTAAGNPTAMMLIRQRADRLGTGVPGPVLGAMSIAAQVTAALGLPLGGVLVGVWDWRAVFAVNIPMGLIGIAMALAWVPRDEPVAASARRPRELASAVDPFGMLAFAAAIVSVIVFLQTVADGPAWWLLGVAVVAAAGLVGWELRARHPFIDVRMLAANGPLVRTYTRQFLTQVAMYLVLYGYVQWLEQGRGLAASVSGLVMLPMTVVGAIGSALVARRAFVRGPLIGSASVVVLGGLAVLAVDDATPVVLLIALSLLFGAVTGLTGVANQTALYLQTDAARIGVAAGLLRTSTNLGAIGAAAVLGFAFPTEATDQGLHAIALVIVGLGAVVLALVLADRRLPWRAAA; translated from the coding sequence GTGACCCGGGTCGCCGAGCCGGGGCCGGGCACCGGGGCGACGCCGTCGCCCGACGGTCGCCCGTTCCCGGCACGGTTCGTCGCCCCGCTCGTCTGGGGATCGACCCTCAACCCGATCAACTCGTCGATCATCGCGACCTCGCTCGTCGCGATCGCGACGGCGTTCGACGTCGGCACCGGTCAGACGGCGATCCTCGTCGCCGCCGTCTACGTCACGAGCGCCGTCGCCCAGCCCGCACTGGGCAAGCTCGCGGTCGTGTTCGGGCCGCGCCGGATCTTCCTCGCCGGACTCGTCGTCGTCACCATCGCCGGAATCGTCGGCGCCTTCGCTCCCTCGTTCGGCTGGCTGATCGTCTCTCGGGTGCTCATCGGCCTCGGCACCGCGGCCGGCAACCCCACGGCGATGATGCTCATCCGACAGCGTGCCGATCGGCTCGGCACGGGCGTCCCCGGCCCCGTGCTCGGCGCCATGTCGATCGCCGCGCAGGTGACCGCGGCGCTCGGCCTGCCGCTCGGCGGAGTGCTCGTGGGCGTCTGGGACTGGCGCGCGGTCTTCGCGGTCAACATCCCGATGGGGCTCATCGGCATCGCGATGGCGCTCGCCTGGGTCCCGCGAGACGAGCCCGTCGCGGCCTCCGCTCGTCGACCGCGCGAGCTCGCGAGCGCCGTCGACCCGTTCGGCATGCTCGCGTTCGCCGCGGCGATCGTGTCGGTCATCGTGTTCCTGCAGACGGTCGCCGACGGGCCCGCCTGGTGGCTGCTCGGCGTCGCGGTCGTCGCCGCCGCCGGCCTGGTGGGGTGGGAACTGCGGGCGCGGCATCCGTTCATCGACGTGCGCATGCTCGCCGCGAACGGGCCGCTCGTGCGCACCTACACGCGCCAGTTCCTCACCCAGGTCGCGATGTACCTCGTGCTCTACGGCTACGTGCAGTGGCTCGAGCAGGGGCGCGGCCTCGCGGCGAGCGTCTCGGGCCTCGTGATGCTGCCGATGACCGTGGTCGGCGCGATCGGCTCGGCGCTCGTGGCGCGACGGGCGTTCGTACGCGGCCCGCTCATCGGCAGTGCATCGGTCGTCGTGCTCGGCGGGCTCGCCGTGCTCGCCGTCGACGACGCGACGCCGGTCGTGCTCCTGATCGCGCTCAGCCTGCTGTTCGGCGCGGTCACCGGCCTCACGGGCGTCGCGAACCAGACGGCCCTCTACCTGCAGACGGATGCCGCGCGCATCGGCGTCGCGGCAGGACTGCTGCGCACGAGCACCAACCTCGGCGCGATCGGGGCGGCCGCAGTGCTCGGATTCGCCTTCCCGACCGAGGCCACCGACCAGGGCCTGCACGCGATCGCGCTCGTCATCGTCGGGCTGGGCGCGGTCGTGCTCGCCCTCGTGCTCGCCGACCGTCGCCTCCCGTGGCGGGCGGCGGCCTGA
- the lpdA gene encoding dihydrolipoyl dehydrogenase gives MTTHFDVIVLGAGPGGYVAAIRAAQLGQKVAVIEEKYWGGVCLNVGCIPSKALLRNAELAHIFHDQAATFGISGDAHFDFGVAFDRSRQVSEKHVKGVHFLMKKNGITEFDGRGSFTGPNSIDVAKADGTVEQVTFANAIIATGSRVRLLPGVQLSQNVVTYETQILTRDLPRSIAIVGAGAIGMEFAYVLKNYGVDVTVIEFLDRALPNEDVEVSKEITRQYRNLGVPILTSTKVETVVENGASVTVTYTAANGEGSTLEVDKALISVGFAPNVEGFGLETAGVQLTERGAIAIDERMRTNVPHIYAIGDVTAKLMLAHVAEAQGVVAAETIGDAETMELGDYRMMPRATFCSPQVASFGLTEQQARDEGYDVVVSKFPFSANGKANGLGEPVGFVKLVADAKYLELLGGHMVGPEVSELLPELTLAQKWDLGALELARNVHTHPTLSEALQEAFHGLAGHMINM, from the coding sequence ATGACCACACACTTCGACGTCATCGTCCTCGGCGCGGGCCCCGGCGGCTACGTGGCCGCCATCCGCGCAGCCCAGCTCGGCCAGAAGGTCGCCGTCATTGAAGAGAAGTACTGGGGCGGCGTGTGCCTCAACGTCGGCTGCATCCCCTCGAAGGCGCTGCTGCGCAACGCGGAGCTCGCGCACATCTTCCACGACCAGGCCGCGACCTTCGGCATCTCCGGCGACGCGCACTTCGACTTCGGGGTGGCGTTCGACCGCAGCCGCCAGGTGTCCGAGAAGCACGTCAAGGGCGTGCACTTCCTGATGAAGAAGAACGGCATCACCGAGTTCGACGGGCGCGGGTCGTTCACCGGCCCGAACTCGATCGACGTCGCGAAGGCCGACGGCACAGTCGAGCAGGTGACCTTCGCCAACGCGATCATCGCGACCGGCTCGCGCGTGCGCCTGCTGCCCGGCGTGCAGCTCTCGCAGAACGTCGTGACCTACGAGACGCAGATCCTCACGCGCGACCTGCCGCGCTCGATCGCCATCGTCGGCGCGGGCGCCATCGGCATGGAGTTCGCCTACGTGCTGAAGAACTACGGCGTCGACGTGACCGTCATCGAGTTCCTCGACCGGGCGCTGCCCAATGAAGACGTCGAGGTCTCGAAGGAGATCACGCGCCAGTACCGCAACCTCGGCGTGCCGATCCTGACCTCGACGAAGGTCGAGACGGTCGTCGAGAACGGGGCATCCGTCACCGTCACCTACACCGCGGCGAACGGCGAGGGCAGCACGCTCGAGGTCGACAAGGCGCTCATCTCGGTGGGCTTCGCGCCGAACGTCGAGGGCTTCGGCCTCGAGACCGCGGGCGTGCAGCTGACCGAGCGCGGGGCCATCGCGATCGACGAGCGCATGCGCACCAACGTGCCGCACATCTACGCCATCGGCGACGTCACCGCCAAGCTCATGCTCGCCCACGTGGCCGAGGCGCAGGGCGTCGTGGCCGCCGAGACCATCGGCGATGCCGAGACCATGGAACTCGGCGACTACCGCATGATGCCGCGCGCCACGTTCTGCTCGCCGCAGGTCGCCTCGTTCGGGCTGACCGAACAGCAGGCCCGCGACGAGGGCTACGACGTGGTCGTCTCGAAGTTCCCCTTCAGCGCCAACGGCAAGGCGAACGGCCTCGGCGAGCCCGTCGGGTTCGTGAAGCTCGTCGCCGACGCCAAGTACCTCGAGCTGCTCGGCGGCCACATGGTGGGCCCGGAAGTCTCGGAGCTGCTGCCCGAGCTGACCCTCGCCCAGAAGTGGGACCTCGGCGCCCTCGAGCTCGCGCGCAACGTGCACACGCACCCGACGCTGTCGGAGGCGTTGCAGGAGGCGTTCCACGGCCTCGCGGGGCACATGATCAACATGTGA